The proteins below come from a single bacterium genomic window:
- a CDS encoding ABC transporter permease, which translates to MARTMTAFSLQERETGKEEAPAGLLERFGEMALARGKEVLEYLFLTADAIYYTALGLFNRKNYRKGEFTNQCIQIGMNAFPIVALIAFLIGFILALQSAAQLRQFGAAIYVADLIAISMTREMGPLITAIIFSGRSGSAIASEIATMKVTEETDALKSMGLNPIAYVLTPKIYAIVLMMPLLTILSVVIGILGAMVIGWSYLEISPESFYREVLTVLYLRDITTGLVKSLVFAWLIALTGAYYGFRVRGGAEAVGRATTASVVTSIFLVILADSILGLVFYFGRGLEY; encoded by the coding sequence ATGGCGCGGACCATGACCGCGTTCTCGCTGCAGGAACGGGAGACCGGCAAAGAAGAGGCGCCGGCCGGCCTCTTGGAACGGTTCGGCGAAATGGCGCTGGCTCGCGGCAAGGAGGTGCTGGAATACCTCTTTCTCACCGCCGACGCCATCTATTACACCGCCCTGGGATTGTTCAACCGCAAAAATTACCGTAAGGGCGAATTTACCAATCAATGCATTCAAATCGGCATGAATGCATTTCCTATTGTTGCGCTCATCGCCTTTCTCATCGGGTTTATCCTCGCCCTGCAGTCCGCCGCTCAATTGCGGCAGTTCGGCGCCGCCATCTATGTGGCAGACCTCATCGCCATTTCCATGACTCGGGAGATGGGACCGTTGATCACCGCCATTATTTTCTCCGGCCGCAGCGGCTCTGCCATCGCCTCAGAGATTGCCACCATGAAGGTGACCGAGGAGACCGACGCGCTGAAATCCATGGGCCTGAACCCCATCGCGTATGTGCTGACGCCGAAAATTTACGCCATCGTCCTGATGATGCCGTTACTGACCATCCTCTCTGTCGTCATCGGCATTCTCGGCGCTATGGTGATCGGTTGGTCCTATCTGGAGATCAGCCCGGAGTCCTTTTACCGAGAGGTGCTCACGGTGCTCTATCTGCGCGACATCACAACCGGTCTGGTTAAAAGTTTGGTCTTCGCCTGGCTGATCGCCCTCACCGGCGCCTATTACGGCTTTCGCGTCCGCGGCGGCGCCGAAGCAGTGGGCCGTGCCACCACCGCCTCTGTCGTCACATCAATCTTTCTCGTAATCCTGGCGGACAGCATTCTGGGGCTGGTCTTTTATTTCGGCCGCGGACTGGAGTATTGA